A region from the Cygnus olor isolate bCygOlo1 chromosome 24, bCygOlo1.pri.v2, whole genome shotgun sequence genome encodes:
- the TOMM6 gene encoding mitochondrial import receptor subunit TOM6 homolog encodes MAASGAVAAGGPAAPRQGLGGWLRGLLRFAADRNDFRRNLLLNVGLFAAGVWVARNLTDIDLMAPQPAA; translated from the exons ATGGCGGCGAGCGGCGcggtggcggcgggcggcccggcGGCCCCCCGGCAGGGCCTGGGCGGGTggctgcgggggctgctgcGCTTCGCCGCCGACAGGAACGACTTCCGCAG GAACCTGCTGCTCAACGTGGGGCTGTTCGCCGCCGGCGTCTGGGTGGCCCGCAACCTGACGGACATCGACCTCATGGCCCCGCAGCCCGCGGCGTAG